The following coding sequences lie in one Bacteroidota bacterium genomic window:
- a CDS encoding T9SS type A sorting domain-containing protein, whose translation MKKIHVLLSGLLLFNLVIQAQPCKEIIGYYPNWQWYDRGQLVKPTTIAYSKYSVINYCFFKPETTGLISNTDAWADENLLLGQINWSTTPTSYYPNTSVIDLAHNAGTDVMVSIGGWTLSDNFPGIAANATKRATFAAECNRLLDYYNFDGIDIDWEYPGYATHSGTPADKVNFTIFMQQIRDSITALGIRNGKSYKLSACFGASASYAADIEWTNIVPILDMINLMTYDFFGTWDCLANHNSPLYAPTSGDPSFNLNSAFNLLTTTYSVPASKINLGVGFYGRSQTGATALHAATSCNANTTLFSADDGTPLYYNVEANMTQFNKYWDNTAKVPYLLGKPTGTAPGTFVSYDNKLSVGYKAQYIMSNNARGAIIWEITGDYMETTPGSGVIAGTPLVDTLNQVFCLATSITNNEKEISFFSIYPNPTNGELFVSVKDKTEGVFTISDVKGSIILQQTMVKGENKINMQSFSKGIYFLSIQSGNEIYHQKIIKD comes from the coding sequence ATGAAAAAAATTCACGTATTGCTGTCTGGCTTATTACTATTCAACCTCGTTATACAAGCGCAACCTTGCAAAGAAATTATCGGTTATTACCCAAATTGGCAATGGTACGACAGAGGTCAATTGGTAAAACCAACAACGATTGCTTATTCAAAATACTCTGTGATCAATTATTGTTTTTTTAAACCCGAAACAACAGGTTTAATTTCTAACACCGATGCGTGGGCGGATGAAAATTTATTGCTTGGACAAATCAACTGGTCGACCACTCCAACATCTTATTATCCCAATACATCTGTGATTGATTTGGCTCATAATGCAGGAACCGATGTTATGGTTTCGATTGGTGGCTGGACATTATCAGATAATTTCCCAGGCATTGCAGCCAATGCCACAAAACGCGCAACATTTGCAGCTGAGTGCAATCGCTTATTGGATTATTATAATTTCGATGGAATTGATATCGACTGGGAATATCCTGGTTATGCAACACATTCGGGTACACCGGCCGACAAAGTAAATTTCACCATTTTCATGCAACAGATTCGTGATTCCATTACAGCATTAGGAATACGAAATGGTAAATCATACAAATTGTCCGCTTGTTTCGGAGCGAGTGCAAGCTATGCTGCAGATATTGAATGGACCAACATTGTTCCGATTTTAGATATGATTAACTTAATGACCTATGATTTTTTCGGAACATGGGATTGTTTGGCAAACCACAACTCCCCTTTGTATGCACCAACCAGCGGAGATCCTTCTTTTAATTTAAATAGTGCCTTTAATTTATTGACCACAACCTACAGTGTACCGGCATCAAAAATAAATTTAGGCGTTGGTTTTTATGGACGTTCGCAAACAGGTGCAACTGCTTTACATGCAGCTACCAGTTGCAATGCAAACACCACTTTATTTTCTGCTGATGATGGCACTCCGCTATATTACAATGTGGAAGCCAACATGACGCAGTTCAACAAATATTGGGACAATACAGCAAAAGTTCCCTATCTGTTAGGCAAGCCTACAGGAACAGCACCCGGTACATTTGTATCCTACGACAATAAACTATCAGTTGGATACAAAGCACAATACATCATGAGCAACAATGCTCGTGGTGCCATCATTTGGGAAATTACCGGTGATTATATGGAAACAACACCCGGCTCGGGAGTTATTGCAGGAACACCTTTGGTAGATACATTGAATCAAGTATTTTGTCTAGCAACCTCAATAACCAATAACGAAAAAGAAATTTCCTTCTTTTCAATTTATCCTAATCCAACAAACGGAGAATTGTTTGTTTCCGTAAAAGATAAAACCGAAGGTGTATTTACAATAAGCGATGTAAAAGGTTCAATCATACTTCAACAAACAATGGTAAAAGGAGAAAACAAAATCAATATGCAATCGTTTTCAAAAGGAATTTACTTTTTAAGTATTCAATCCGGAAATGAAATATACCATCAAAAAATAATTAAGGACTAA
- a CDS encoding gliding motility-associated C-terminal domain-containing protein: MKHKNLHYFAIVVAIVFCSTNLLKAQMVGPDAYIKATSVEIGLDGQGGFEGCSTTASPPLPGMHFRSGNPLFGFVANPQINLWTTFDGDFFTPGTPENGWGIEIGTTGGVAASNNATGEFNIPGAITDWTHNFDCYSADWEGDLTSGTNLHIKVNYFLQETDLFYTTTVSITNNTSATIPELFYYRNLDPDNNVSISSDYTTQNTIVSQPGSGCNLAHVSATSLVPATQPQSYLGLAAVGPNWRAMYGGFSNRDGSDIWNGTGGGFVQTVGATNFADEAIALGYKIENLAPGATEIIKFVVILDGASATMAINNLLYLSYPGSSSTTPQVCTPFIDTIPTCGGPVPISVTGTSLGDYSWSWSPATGLSGTTGTTVIADPLTTTTYTVTGTPISACVAPVSFTFVVDLTTPADATINPVTSMCSSATPFNMTSLTGGGTWSGTGITNSGTGTFDPSVAGAGTFTITHTIGGGCGDTATTSVTVLPSPTPSTAASITSGCAPLCVDFTETVSATCTSVGYIFGDGDTSSASNPSHCYDTTGVFTVSIHCTDANGCVGTTTFTNMITTFPTPVSSFTVAPGTTVAPGTNVIFTNTSSGSTGSSWTFGDPGSSDNTSSLFSPTHLYPAEGTFCVDLISTATSGCADTSRYCIIVEGESSIFIPNSFSPNGDGNNDIFLVTTKNFREVTYDIYDRWGLLIASYDGITGGWNGKTKNGKMATDGVYYYILKATTDNGKLVEQEGFIHLFSEK, from the coding sequence ATGAAACATAAAAATCTCCATTATTTTGCAATTGTAGTTGCAATTGTATTTTGCAGCACAAACCTCTTGAAAGCACAAATGGTTGGCCCGGATGCCTACATAAAAGCTACAAGTGTAGAAATTGGTCTCGATGGTCAAGGTGGTTTTGAAGGATGCAGTACTACTGCTTCTCCTCCACTTCCTGGGATGCATTTCCGCTCAGGCAATCCACTTTTTGGATTCGTTGCAAATCCACAAATAAATTTATGGACCACTTTTGATGGCGACTTTTTCACTCCCGGAACTCCAGAAAATGGATGGGGAATTGAAATCGGAACTACCGGAGGGGTAGCTGCCAGTAACAATGCTACAGGAGAGTTTAATATCCCAGGAGCAATTACCGATTGGACCCATAACTTCGATTGTTATTCAGCTGATTGGGAAGGAGATCTAACCTCTGGAACGAACCTCCATATAAAAGTAAACTACTTCTTACAAGAAACAGATCTATTTTATACTACAACAGTTTCTATTACCAACAATACATCTGCAACAATTCCGGAATTGTTTTATTACAGAAATTTAGATCCGGACAACAATGTTTCGATTAGTTCGGATTATACTACTCAAAACACGATTGTTAGTCAACCCGGTTCAGGCTGTAACCTCGCACATGTAAGTGCAACATCATTAGTTCCTGCAACCCAGCCACAATCCTATTTAGGATTAGCAGCCGTTGGCCCTAACTGGAGAGCAATGTATGGCGGATTCTCAAACAGAGATGGTTCTGACATTTGGAATGGCACTGGAGGTGGTTTTGTTCAAACTGTTGGTGCAACAAATTTTGCTGATGAAGCAATTGCCTTAGGTTATAAAATTGAAAACCTAGCCCCCGGAGCTACAGAAATCATCAAGTTTGTGGTGATTTTAGATGGTGCATCTGCTACGATGGCCATCAATAATTTATTGTATTTGTCCTATCCAGGATCATCTTCAACAACACCACAAGTTTGTACTCCATTCATTGATACAATTCCAACTTGCGGTGGTCCGGTTCCAATTTCAGTTACTGGAACATCTTTGGGTGATTATTCATGGAGCTGGAGTCCGGCTACCGGTTTATCTGGAACTACCGGAACAACTGTTATCGCAGATCCTCTAACAACAACAACCTATACCGTAACAGGAACACCTATTTCAGCATGTGTTGCACCGGTTAGTTTCACATTTGTAGTAGACCTTACAACACCGGCAGATGCAACCATTAATCCGGTCACATCCATGTGTTCGAGCGCCACTCCATTTAACATGACTTCGCTTACAGGAGGAGGTACTTGGTCAGGAACAGGAATTACAAACAGTGGTACAGGAACATTTGATCCATCTGTTGCCGGTGCCGGAACATTTACGATTACACATACAATCGGAGGTGGTTGTGGCGATACAGCAACGACTAGTGTTACCGTTCTCCCTTCTCCAACCCCTTCCACAGCGGCAAGTATAACAAGTGGCTGTGCACCTTTATGTGTTGACTTTACAGAAACTGTGAGTGCTACATGTACAAGTGTTGGTTATATCTTTGGTGATGGCGATACGTCTAGTGCTTCAAATCCATCACATTGTTATGATACAACTGGTGTATTTACCGTTTCCATACATTGTACAGATGCGAATGGATGTGTTGGGACAACCACATTTACTAATATGATTACAACATTCCCAACTCCTGTATCCAGCTTTACTGTTGCTCCGGGAACTACCGTTGCACCAGGAACAAATGTTATTTTCACAAATACAAGCAGCGGAAGTACAGGTTCTTCGTGGACATTTGGTGATCCGGGATCTAGTGATAATACATCATCCTTATTTTCACCAACACACCTTTATCCTGCTGAGGGAACATTCTGTGTTGATTTAATTTCTACTGCAACTTCTGGTTGTGCGGATACATCAAGATATTGCATCATCGTTGAAGGCGAATCATCCATCTTTATCCCAAATTCATTCAGTCCGAATGGCGATGGAAACAATGATATTTTCTTGGTAACAACCAAAAATTTCAGAGAGGTAACGTATGATATTTACGATCGTTGGGGATTATTAATTGCTAGTTATGATGGAATAACAGGAGGTTGGAATGGCAAAACTAAAAATGGTAAAATGGCTACAGATGGTGTTTATTACTACATTTTAAAAGCCACAACTGACAATGGTAAACTAGTGGAACAAGAAGGATTCATTCATTTGTTCTCCGAAAAATAA
- a CDS encoding WD40 repeat domain-containing protein: MNISVKKIGTLTGHSGAVYALSEVQEKKSEHSSQIFSGSSDKFLALWNLETLQPEKFAAQFPSIVYAICHIPEKQILLVGTSAGSIHVLDLEKKQELKILQHHTSSIFDLKYSAQTNCFYSAGGDGNFAICSLETLSMIQIKKLCAEKVRSIVFNYHNSEFAVASGDCNIRIFDLTTLEEKKIFVAHTLSANIVCYSPDGNLILTGGRDAHLNIWDAKSYTLIQSIPAHNYAIYDIVFSPDAKLFATASRDKTVKIWDAETFELQVRINKENYDGHVNSVNKLLWTEKYLVSTGDDRAVMVWEVK; this comes from the coding sequence ATGAATATTTCAGTCAAGAAAATAGGCACTTTAACCGGTCATAGTGGCGCGGTGTATGCACTGTCGGAAGTACAAGAAAAAAAAAGTGAACACTCATCACAAATTTTCTCCGGCAGCAGTGATAAATTTCTTGCTCTTTGGAATTTAGAGACCTTACAACCCGAAAAGTTTGCAGCTCAGTTTCCATCCATCGTGTATGCGATTTGTCATATTCCCGAAAAACAAATTTTATTAGTAGGCACTTCAGCAGGAAGCATTCATGTTTTAGATCTTGAAAAAAAACAAGAACTTAAAATATTACAACACCATACTTCCTCCATTTTTGATTTAAAATATTCCGCTCAAACAAATTGCTTTTATTCTGCAGGTGGTGACGGCAATTTTGCCATCTGTAGTTTGGAAACACTTTCCATGATTCAAATCAAAAAACTTTGTGCCGAAAAAGTGCGAAGCATTGTTTTCAATTATCATAACAGTGAATTTGCCGTTGCAAGTGGCGACTGTAACATCCGTATTTTTGATTTAACCACTTTGGAAGAAAAGAAAATCTTTGTTGCTCATACCCTATCTGCCAACATCGTTTGCTACTCACCCGATGGGAATTTAATTTTAACAGGAGGAAGAGATGCCCATCTCAACATTTGGGATGCAAAAAGCTATACCCTCATTCAAAGCATTCCTGCGCACAACTACGCCATTTACGATATTGTATTTTCTCCAGATGCAAAATTATTTGCAACAGCCAGCAGAGATAAAACCGTAAAGATTTGGGATGCCGAAACATTTGAATTACAAGTACGCATCAACAAAGAAAATTATGATGGACATGTAAACTCTGTAAATAAATTATTATGGACAGAGAAATATCTTGTTTCTACTGGGGATGATCGGGCGGTTATGGTTTGGGAAGTGAAATAA
- a CDS encoding LemA family protein, giving the protein MKKGTIILAVIGLFVLLIGFNGCSSYNSMVTMDEGVTAQWQQVEVAYQARMDKTKNLFEIVQSAADFEKTTLMEVMEARSKATSIQINADNLTPEKLAEFEKAQNAFSSSLGRLMAVAENYPALQSVQAFRDFQAQYEGMENRISTERMRFNEAAQNMNTYIRKFPKNIWAGMFGFQKRAYFESQAGAETAPDIKSMRDKN; this is encoded by the coding sequence ATGAAAAAAGGAACTATCATTTTAGCTGTAATAGGCTTATTTGTATTATTAATTGGATTTAACGGGTGTAGCTCGTACAACTCAATGGTTACAATGGATGAAGGTGTAACTGCACAATGGCAACAAGTAGAAGTTGCGTATCAAGCACGTATGGATAAAACAAAAAATCTATTCGAAATTGTACAAAGTGCAGCTGATTTTGAAAAAACAACGTTGATGGAAGTTATGGAAGCGAGAAGTAAAGCAACCAGCATCCAAATCAATGCGGATAACCTAACTCCTGAGAAATTAGCTGAATTTGAAAAAGCTCAAAATGCATTCAGTTCTTCTTTAGGTCGATTAATGGCCGTTGCTGAAAACTATCCGGCTTTGCAAAGTGTACAAGCCTTCCGCGATTTTCAAGCGCAATATGAAGGAATGGAAAACAGAATCTCCACAGAGCGTATGCGTTTTAACGAAGCTGCACAGAATATGAATACCTACATCCGTAAATTCCCAAAAAATATTTGGGCAGGAATGTTTGGATTCCAAAAACGTGCTTACTTTGAGTCGCAAGCAGGTGCTGAAACAGCCCCTGATATCAAGAGTATGAGAGACAAAAACTAA
- a CDS encoding TPM domain-containing protein gives MSAKNFFSSEQQKSIQKSIANAELNTSGEIRVHIDDKCKGDVLDAAADRFHALKMDKTELRNGVLFYLAVTDHKFAILGDKGINEKVPSDFWDTIKETMLAHFKKQEFTEGLCKGIEMAGEKLKVNFPLQSNDTNELSNDMSFGK, from the coding sequence ATGTCAGCAAAAAATTTCTTTTCTTCCGAACAACAAAAATCCATTCAAAAATCCATAGCCAATGCCGAATTAAACACCTCTGGTGAAATTCGTGTGCACATTGATGATAAATGCAAAGGAGATGTTTTGGATGCAGCAGCAGATAGGTTTCATGCGCTGAAAATGGATAAAACAGAATTGCGCAATGGCGTTTTGTTCTATTTAGCAGTAACAGATCATAAGTTTGCAATTTTGGGCGATAAAGGAATCAATGAGAAGGTGCCAAGTGATTTTTGGGACACCATCAAAGAAACGATGTTGGCACATTTTAAAAAACAAGAATTTACAGAAGGACTTTGCAAAGGAATAGAAATGGCTGGAGAAAAATTAAAAGTGAACTTTCCTTTGCAGTCAAATGATACCAATGAACTTTCAAATGACATGAGTTTTGGTAAATAA
- a CDS encoding DoxX family protein, translating into MIKKILLALLCSLMGALFIFSGWTKLFPIEPFEYTFVDLGFINWQVAPFVARFMIGFEFFIGVMLLFNLNLHKITYKLAIGILLIFCVYLTLLMAFVGNKGNCGCFGELFPMTPFWALMKNVVMLLLFFVLYKFHNGWELKGKLKYAILLIFISSLVFPFIRNTVELNYSEAYLNKSEGNQKLELDSLYSSAKLNIPPKTLSQGKHVLAFMSMTCPHCRIAAKKMRIIHERNPEIPMYIVLNGKDEKLKPFYDDTHAEGIPHCILNGRNFVFLAGVEMPRIYLINNSVVEHDLYYFDLDQGELEKWLKE; encoded by the coding sequence ATGATAAAAAAAATTCTTCTGGCGTTACTCTGCTCATTAATGGGTGCGCTCTTTATTTTTTCAGGCTGGACAAAACTCTTCCCTATTGAGCCTTTTGAGTATACATTTGTTGACCTAGGTTTTATCAACTGGCAAGTAGCACCATTTGTTGCTAGGTTTATGATTGGTTTCGAGTTCTTCATTGGAGTGATGCTCCTATTCAACCTAAACCTTCATAAAATTACTTATAAATTAGCCATTGGAATTCTTTTGATTTTTTGCGTTTACCTTACACTTTTAATGGCATTTGTAGGAAACAAAGGAAACTGCGGATGCTTCGGTGAACTTTTTCCAATGACTCCATTCTGGGCATTGATGAAAAATGTAGTGATGCTCCTCCTCTTTTTTGTTTTGTACAAATTTCATAATGGATGGGAATTAAAAGGGAAACTCAAATATGCAATCTTGCTTATTTTTATTTCATCACTCGTATTTCCTTTCATTCGTAATACGGTTGAACTGAATTATTCTGAAGCTTATCTTAACAAATCCGAAGGGAATCAAAAATTAGAACTGGATTCATTGTACAGTAGTGCAAAATTAAATATCCCTCCCAAAACACTTTCGCAAGGAAAACATGTTTTAGCATTTATGAGTATGACTTGTCCGCATTGCCGCATTGCTGCAAAAAAGATGCGCATTATCCATGAACGCAATCCGGAAATACCTATGTATATTGTTTTGAATGGAAAGGATGAAAAATTAAAACCATTTTATGATGATACGCATGCAGAAGGAATTCCACATTGTATTTTAAACGGAAGGAACTTTGTGTTTTTAGCAGGAGTAGAAATGCCAAGAATTTATCTCATCAACAACAGCGTTGTTGAGCACGATTTATATTATTTTGATTTAGATCAAGGTGAGCTGGAAAAATGGTTAAAAGAATAG
- a CDS encoding TerB family tellurite resistance protein produces the protein MAKVKFGKWLGGGLGWALGGPLGGILGFALGSAFDAASVTVQANGKTTYSNRGSAPHVGDFAASLLVLSAAVMKSDGRTLKSELDFVKRFLSQQFGEDHAQQQILLLKEILKQEIPLHDVCIQIKQYMPHSERLQIIHYLFGISKADGHVHELELQTIHTIANYLGVSAADFNSLKAMYFRDTNSDYLILEITPSATDEEVKKAYRKMAVKFHPDKVAALGEEVQKAANEKFQKVQSAYDNIKKQRGFS, from the coding sequence ATGGCAAAAGTAAAATTTGGTAAATGGTTAGGTGGAGGCTTAGGATGGGCATTGGGTGGCCCACTTGGTGGAATTTTAGGGTTTGCATTGGGTTCTGCATTTGATGCAGCCAGTGTAACAGTTCAAGCGAACGGAAAAACAACCTATTCTAATCGTGGTTCCGCACCACATGTTGGTGATTTTGCTGCAAGTTTATTAGTGCTTTCGGCTGCCGTTATGAAAAGTGATGGGCGTACATTAAAAAGTGAATTGGATTTCGTTAAACGTTTTTTAAGTCAGCAGTTTGGTGAAGATCATGCACAACAACAAATTTTGCTGTTAAAGGAAATATTAAAGCAAGAAATTCCATTGCATGACGTATGTATACAAATAAAGCAATACATGCCTCATTCTGAACGTCTGCAAATTATTCATTATTTGTTTGGAATATCAAAAGCGGATGGTCATGTGCACGAATTGGAATTACAAACCATTCATACCATTGCCAACTATTTAGGAGTAAGTGCTGCTGATTTTAATTCATTAAAAGCGATGTACTTCCGAGATACCAATAGCGATTATCTAATCCTGGAAATTACCCCGTCTGCAACGGATGAAGAAGTGAAAAAAGCGTATCGTAAAATGGCTGTGAAGTTTCATCCAGATAAAGTAGCAGCATTAGGGGAAGAGGTGCAAAAAGCTGCGAACGAAAAATTTCAAAAAGTTCAAAGCGCCTACGATAATATTAAAAAGCAAAGAGGGTTTTCCTAA
- the htpG gene encoding molecular chaperone HtpG yields MSTGKINVQTENIFPIIKKFLYSDHEIFLRELVSNAVDATQKLKTLTAIGETKGDLGDIKVEVIIDKAAKTLTIRDKGIGMTGEEIEKYITQIAFSGAEEFVNKYKDKTPETNAIIGHFGLGFYSGFMVAKKIEIFSLSHKEGAKAVRWECDGSPEYTLVETDKTTRGTDIVLHIAEDSEEFLEQERIDHLLHKYCKFLPVEIKFGTKKEGDKDHEVEVDNVINNPSPAWTKKPADLKDEDYKAFYRELYPMNFEDPLFHIHLNVDYPFNLTGILYFPRIKKSFEVQKDKIQLYSNQVFVTDSVENIVPDFLSLLQGVIDSPDIPLNVSRSYLQSDGNVKKIAAHITKKVADKLEEIFKKDRADFESKWEDIKVFVQYGMLSEEKFYEKAQKFALLKNTEGVYSTLEEYAEKVKVAQTDKDKRVIYLYTTNVEEQHSFIETAKERGYDVIVFDSPIDSHYINQLEQKLGNTSFVRVDADVIDKLIKKEEVQPSKLTEEEQNTLKPIVEETVPKEKFTVVFESLSEKDAPMLITKPEFMRRMKDMSAIGGGMAFYGSMPEMHNLVVNSNHPLISKILNEKDLDKKKQLTKQTADLAMLSQGLLKGEELTKFIKRSVDLID; encoded by the coding sequence ATGAGCACAGGAAAGATTAACGTACAGACCGAAAACATTTTCCCAATCATTAAAAAATTCCTTTACAGCGACCACGAGATATTTTTACGTGAGTTAGTTTCAAATGCTGTGGATGCTACTCAAAAATTAAAAACATTAACCGCAATCGGTGAAACCAAAGGTGATTTGGGCGATATCAAAGTTGAAGTAATCATTGATAAAGCTGCAAAAACGTTAACCATTCGTGATAAAGGAATTGGTATGACAGGAGAAGAAATTGAAAAGTACATCACGCAAATTGCATTTAGCGGAGCAGAAGAATTTGTAAATAAATACAAAGACAAAACACCGGAGACAAATGCCATCATTGGTCATTTCGGATTGGGTTTCTACTCCGGTTTTATGGTTGCAAAGAAAATTGAAATTTTCTCGTTATCTCACAAAGAAGGAGCAAAAGCAGTTCGCTGGGAATGTGATGGTAGTCCGGAATACACATTAGTAGAAACCGATAAAACAACACGAGGAACAGATATCGTATTGCATATTGCAGAAGATTCGGAAGAATTTTTAGAACAAGAAAGAATTGATCATTTGTTGCATAAATACTGCAAATTTCTTCCGGTTGAAATTAAATTCGGAACGAAAAAAGAAGGCGACAAGGACCATGAAGTAGAAGTTGATAATGTGATTAATAATCCATCTCCTGCATGGACAAAAAAACCGGCAGATTTGAAAGATGAGGATTACAAAGCATTTTATCGTGAATTATATCCAATGAATTTTGAGGATCCTTTGTTTCATATTCACTTGAACGTTGATTATCCATTCAACTTAACTGGGATTTTATATTTCCCACGAATTAAAAAATCATTTGAAGTACAAAAAGATAAAATTCAATTGTATAGCAATCAAGTATTCGTTACTGATTCGGTAGAAAACATTGTGCCCGACTTTTTATCCTTGTTACAAGGGGTAATTGATTCTCCGGATATTCCTTTAAATGTTAGTCGTAGTTACCTGCAAAGTGATGGTAATGTGAAAAAAATTGCTGCACACATTACTAAAAAGGTGGCGGATAAATTAGAAGAGATTTTCAAAAAAGATCGTGCAGATTTTGAATCGAAGTGGGAAGATATCAAAGTATTTGTGCAGTATGGAATGTTGTCGGAAGAAAAATTTTATGAGAAAGCACAAAAGTTTGCACTTCTTAAAAATACAGAAGGTGTGTATTCTACTTTAGAAGAATATGCTGAAAAAGTAAAAGTGGCACAAACGGATAAAGACAAGCGTGTTATTTATTTGTACACAACAAATGTTGAAGAGCAACACAGTTTTATTGAAACAGCAAAAGAACGCGGTTACGATGTAATTGTATTTGATAGTCCGATTGATTCTCATTACATCAATCAGTTGGAGCAGAAATTAGGAAACACTTCTTTCGTTCGTGTGGATGCAGATGTTATTGATAAATTAATTAAGAAAGAAGAAGTACAGCCGAGCAAACTTACAGAGGAAGAACAAAATACATTAAAGCCTATCGTGGAAGAAACAGTTCCAAAGGAAAAGTTCACGGTGGTATTTGAAAGTCTGAGTGAAAAAGACGCACCGATGCTTATTACGAAGCCTGAGTTTATGAGAAGAATGAAGGATATGAGCGCAATCGGTGGAGGTATGGCCTTTTATGGTTCGATGCCGGAGATGCACAATTTGGTGGTGAACTCCAATCACCCTTTAATATCTAAGATATTGAATGAGAAGGACTTAGATAAAAAGAAGCAACTGACAAAACAGACTGCAGATTTGGCAATGTTGTCGCAAGGGCTCCTAAAAGGTGAGGAATTGACAAAGTTTATTAAGAGAAGTGTTGATTTAATTGACTAA
- a CDS encoding TPM domain-containing protein: MLKKYFSIILLVLFSSSVFAQSDGIPERPSPPRLVNNLSKEFPDFLSSNEQRQLESKLADFANTTSNQIAVVIVDEIGGLEPWDFATRLHQKWGVGQSKEDNGVVILIKPTGGKGQRKVHISVGYGLEGAIPDATANQISDNELGPGLASGNYYQAIDKTVDILMAIAKGEYDSTAYAKKNKKSFPRKMIVPLILIILFIIYRASKGGRGGGGGMSMGTGFLLGNMFGGGGGGFGGGSSGGFGGFGGGGAGGGGAGGSW, encoded by the coding sequence ATGTTAAAAAAATATTTTTCGATTATTTTATTGGTCCTGTTTTCCTCATCGGTGTTTGCACAGTCAGATGGGATTCCGGAGCGACCTAGTCCTCCACGATTAGTAAATAATTTATCTAAAGAGTTTCCTGATTTTCTTTCATCGAATGAGCAAAGACAGTTGGAAAGTAAATTGGCTGATTTTGCAAATACAACTTCGAATCAAATTGCAGTAGTAATTGTTGATGAAATTGGCGGGCTTGAACCTTGGGATTTTGCAACTCGTTTGCATCAGAAATGGGGCGTTGGTCAATCTAAAGAGGACAATGGTGTAGTCATTTTAATCAAACCAACTGGAGGAAAGGGACAACGCAAAGTGCATATTTCTGTGGGTTATGGGTTGGAAGGTGCCATTCCGGATGCCACTGCTAACCAAATTTCGGATAACGAATTAGGACCGGGATTGGCTTCCGGTAATTATTATCAAGCGATTGATAAAACGGTTGACATCTTGATGGCCATTGCAAAAGGGGAATATGATTCAACGGCATATGCCAAAAAGAATAAGAAAAGTTTCCCGAGAAAAATGATTGTGCCTTTGATTCTGATTATTCTATTCATCATCTACAGAGCCTCTAAAGGTGGCCGAGGTGGTGGTGGAGGAATGAGCATGGGCACCGGGTTCTTGTTGGGCAATATGTTTGGCGGAGGCGGTGGTGGCTTTGGTGGCGGTTCTTCCGGAGGTTTTGGCGGCTTTGGTGGCGGTGGAGCCGGTGGTGGCGGTGCCGGTGGAAGCTGGTAG